In the genome of Quercus robur chromosome 3, dhQueRobu3.1, whole genome shotgun sequence, one region contains:
- the LOC126716653 gene encoding ATP-citrate synthase alpha chain protein 2 isoform X1, giving the protein MARKKIREYDSKRLVKEHLKRLANIDLQIHSAQVTEATDFAELTNQEPWLSSTRLVVKPDMLFGKRGKSGLVALNLDLAQVAEFVKARLGVEVEMGGCKSPITTFIVEPFVPHDQEYYLSIVSDRLGCTISFSECGGIEIEENWDKVKTIFLPTEKPITLEACAPLIATLPLEVRGKIGDYIIGVFKVFQDLDFSFIEMNPFTLVNGEPYPLDMRGELDDTAAFKNFKKWGNIEFPLPFGRVLNPTESFIYSLDEKTSSSLKFTVLNPKGRIWTMVAGGGASVIYADTVGDLGYAQELGNYAEYSGAPNEDEVLQYARVVIDCATADPDGRKRALLIGGGIANFTDVAATFNGIIRALKEKESKLKAARMHIYVRRGGPNYQTGLAKMRALGEELGVPIEVYGPEATMTGICKQAIDCVMAAA; this is encoded by the exons GTGACGGAAGCAACAGACTTTGCTGAATTAACAAACCAAGAGCCATGGCTTTCGTCCACCAGATTGGTAGTCAAGCCCGACATGTTGTTTGGGAAGCGTGGAAAGAGTGGCTTGGTGGCGCTGAACTTGGATTTAGCTCAAGTTGCTGAGTTTGTGAAAGCTCGCCTTGGTGTTGAG GTTGAGATGGGCGGTTGCAAGTCACCGATAACTACATTCATTGTTGAGCCCTTTGTTCCCCATGACCAAGAATATTACCTCTCTATAGTCTCTGACAGGCTTGGATGCACCATTAGCTTTTCGGAATGTGGGGGTATTGAAATTGAAGAGAACTGGGATAAA GTTAAAACTATCTTCCTTCCAACTGAAAAGCCTATCACACTGGAGGCTTGTGCTCCATTGATAGCTACACTTCCTTTGGAG GTTCGGGGGAAAATTGGCGACTACATAATTGGcgtgtttaaagtgtttcaag ATCTTGACTTCAGTTTCATAGAGATGAATCCGTTTACACTGGTGAATGGGGAGCCATATCCCTTGGATATGAGGGGAGAATTGGATGACACTGCTGCATTTAAGAACTTTAAGAA GTGGGGTAACATCGAGTTTCCGCTGCCTTTTGGAAGAGTCCTGAACCCTACAGAAAGTTTCATTTACTCCTTGGATGAAAAG ACGAGTTCATCTTTGAAATTCACTGTGTTGAACCCAAAAGGACGCATCTGGACAATGGTCGCTGGAGGTGGTGCTAGTGTTATATATGCTGACACT GTTGGCGATTTGGGTTATGCACAGGAGCTTGGTAACTATGCAGAGTATAGTGGAGCTCCAAATGAGGACGAGGTGTTGCAATATGCAAGAGTTGTTATTGAT TGTGCTACTGCAGACCCTGATGGTCGTAAGAGAGCCCTTCTTATTGGAGGGGGTATTGCTAACTTCACTGATGTTGCTGCTACATTCAATGGGATAATTCGAGCCCTTAAAGAGAAG GAGTCCAAATTAAAAGCAGCAAGAATGCACATCTATGTTCGAAGAGGTGGTCCAAACTACCAGACTGGTCTGGCAAAGATGCGTGCTTTGGGAGAGGAACTCGGAGTGCCCATTGAG GTGTATGGACCTGAGGCGACCATGACCGGAATCTGCAAACAGGCAATTGACTGCGTCATGGCTGCAGCCTAA